One part of the Mycobacterium marinum genome encodes these proteins:
- a CDS encoding ferredoxin reductase has translation MVKKNAALSAQIIDTKRPTIVGADRHPGWHALRKIASRITTPLLPDDYLQLANPLWSARELRGRILEVRRETEDSATLVIKPGWGFSFDYQPGQYIGIGLLVDGRWRWRSYSLTSSPVGAKSGPGSARTVTITVKAMPEGFLSTHLVAGVAPGTIVRLVAPQGNFVLPDPAPPSILFLTAGSGITPVMSMLRTLLRRNQITDITHLHSVPTDADVMFGDELAGVAAQHRGYRLSVRATRSQGRLDLSRIGEQVPDWRERQTWACGPESMLNQAEKVWSAAGIGDRLHLERFAVSKAAPAGAGGTVTFARSGRSVDVDAATSVMDAGERAGVQMPFGCRMGICQSCVVDLVQGHVRDLRTGQEHDPGSRVQTCVTAASGDCVIDV, from the coding sequence ATGGTCAAGAAAAACGCGGCACTAAGCGCCCAGATCATCGATACCAAGCGGCCGACCATCGTCGGTGCGGACAGGCACCCGGGCTGGCACGCGCTGCGCAAGATCGCCTCACGTATCACCACACCGCTGTTGCCCGATGACTATCTTCAGCTGGCCAACCCATTGTGGTCGGCACGCGAATTGCGCGGCCGCATTCTCGAGGTTCGCCGGGAGACCGAGGATTCCGCCACGCTGGTCATCAAACCCGGCTGGGGCTTTAGCTTCGACTATCAGCCGGGCCAGTACATCGGGATCGGGCTGCTGGTGGATGGGCGTTGGCGGTGGCGATCGTATTCACTGACGTCGAGCCCGGTTGGCGCGAAGTCCGGGCCGGGGTCGGCGCGAACGGTGACGATCACTGTCAAGGCGATGCCCGAAGGCTTCCTGTCCACGCATTTGGTGGCCGGTGTCGCGCCGGGGACCATCGTGCGACTGGTCGCACCCCAGGGCAATTTCGTTTTGCCCGACCCCGCCCCGCCGTCGATTCTGTTTCTCACCGCCGGGTCGGGGATCACGCCGGTGATGTCGATGCTGCGAACGCTGCTGCGCCGCAACCAGATCACTGACATCACCCACCTGCATTCGGTGCCTACCGATGCGGACGTGATGTTTGGTGATGAGCTTGCCGGGGTGGCCGCCCAGCACCGGGGCTACCGGCTTTCGGTGCGCGCGACGCGCTCCCAGGGCCGTCTCGATCTTTCCCGGATCGGCGAGCAGGTGCCGGATTGGCGTGAGCGACAGACCTGGGCGTGTGGGCCCGAGAGCATGCTCAACCAGGCGGAAAAGGTGTGGTCCGCGGCCGGGATCGGCGACCGACTGCACTTGGAGCGGTTCGCGGTGTCCAAGGCGGCCCCCGCGGGCGCCGGTGGGACGGTCACGTTCGCCCGCAGTGGGCGCAGTGTCGACGTCGACGCGGCGACCTCGGTGATGGATGCCGGCGAGCGCGCCGGTGTGCAAATGCCGTTCGGTTGCCGGATGGGTATCTGCCAGTCGTGTGTGGTCGATCTGGTGCAGGGGCACGTCCGTGACCTGCGCACGGGCCAGGAGCACGATCCCGGGAGCCGGGTGCAGACCTGTGTCACGGCAGCGTCCGGCGACTGTGTGATCGACGTCTGA
- a CDS encoding cation:proton antiporter — MEVSRALLFEVGALLTTLALLGAIARRFALSPIPVYLLAGLSLGKGGVLPVAAADDFVATGAPIGIVLLLLTLGLEFSATEFASSLRHHMPSAMVDIVLNATPGAVAGWLLGLDGVAILALAGVTYISSSGVVARLLEDLRRLGNRETPAVLSVLVLEDFAMAGYLPLFTVLALHGDWLHALGGTLAAIAALLGAFAASFYWGHHFGRLFAHPDSEQLLLRVLGITLMVAALAETLHASAAVGAFLVGLTLTGETAERARRVLGPLRDLFAAIFFLGIGLSVAPKELIPALPVAMVLAVVTAATKVLTGMFAARRDGVARRGQLRAGTALIARGEFSLIIIGLVGASIPAVAALATAYVFIMAVAGPVLARYTGGPVATTA, encoded by the coding sequence GTGGAGGTTTCGAGGGCGCTGCTTTTTGAGGTCGGCGCACTCCTGACAACGCTTGCCCTGCTTGGTGCCATCGCGCGCAGATTCGCGTTGTCCCCGATCCCGGTTTATCTGCTGGCCGGCCTCTCGTTGGGCAAGGGCGGCGTCCTGCCGGTGGCCGCCGCCGACGATTTCGTCGCCACCGGCGCGCCCATCGGCATTGTGCTGCTGCTGCTGACGTTGGGTCTCGAGTTCTCCGCGACCGAATTTGCCAGCAGTCTGCGCCACCACATGCCCTCGGCCATGGTCGATATCGTCCTCAATGCCACGCCAGGGGCGGTGGCCGGCTGGCTGCTGGGGTTGGACGGTGTCGCGATCCTCGCGCTGGCCGGGGTCACCTACATCTCGTCGTCGGGCGTGGTGGCGCGGCTGCTGGAAGACCTGCGCCGGCTCGGTAACCGCGAAACACCGGCGGTGTTGTCGGTGCTGGTGCTCGAAGACTTCGCCATGGCCGGCTATCTGCCCTTGTTCACGGTGCTGGCCCTGCACGGCGATTGGCTCCATGCGCTCGGTGGAACGTTGGCCGCGATCGCAGCCCTGCTCGGGGCCTTCGCGGCGTCCTTCTACTGGGGCCATCACTTCGGCCGGCTGTTCGCGCACCCCGATTCGGAGCAGTTGTTGCTGCGGGTATTGGGCATCACCCTGATGGTTGCGGCGCTGGCCGAGACGTTGCATGCCTCGGCGGCGGTGGGCGCATTCCTGGTGGGCCTGACCCTCACCGGCGAGACCGCTGAGCGGGCCCGCAGGGTGCTGGGGCCGCTGCGCGATCTGTTCGCGGCGATCTTCTTCCTGGGCATCGGCCTGTCGGTCGCCCCCAAAGAGTTGATTCCGGCGCTCCCGGTGGCCATGGTGCTGGCCGTCGTCACCGCGGCAACCAAGGTGCTCACCGGAATGTTCGCCGCTCGACGCGACGGAGTGGCCCGCCGCGGACAGTTGCGTGCGGGTACCGCGCTGATCGCCAGAGGCGAGTTCTCACTGATCATCATCGGACTGGTCGGCGCGTCGATCCCTGCCGTAGCGGCGTTGGCGACCGCGTATGTCTTCATCATGGCGGTCGCCGGACCGGTGCTGGCCCGCTATACCGGCGGGCCGGTGGCAACCACCGCCTGA
- a CDS encoding thiolase family protein: MSQSRDAVIVGAVRTPIGKGKANGALHQVLPADLLAHSLRQLAARTGVDPVQVDDVIAGAVTQVGDQAVNIARSALLGAGFPESVPGVTIDRQCGSSQQAISFAAQGVLAGAYDLVIAGGVESMSRVPMGTSVLPGSNPFGADMNNRYPDGLVPQGISAELIAARWGLSRTQLDEFSAASHDKAARATKDGLFDNELIPIAGLTHDEIIRPGTTVDTLAALRPAFHNAAIKERFPQINWSITPGNSSPLSDGSAAVMITSSDVARKLGLRPLARIHTTTVVGSDPLYMLTGVIAATERALRRAGLALRDIDLFEVNEAFAPVVLAWAKDTGADLAKTNVNGGAIAIGHPLGASGARIMTTLVNTLEQHGGRYGLQTMCEGGGMANATIIERLG, encoded by the coding sequence ATGTCCCAGAGTCGCGACGCCGTCATCGTCGGCGCGGTCCGCACCCCCATCGGCAAGGGCAAGGCCAACGGCGCACTGCACCAGGTCCTACCCGCCGACCTGCTGGCGCACAGCCTGCGCCAACTGGCGGCACGAACCGGCGTCGACCCGGTACAGGTCGACGATGTGATTGCCGGCGCGGTGACCCAGGTCGGCGATCAGGCGGTCAACATCGCGCGCAGTGCGCTGCTGGGTGCCGGATTCCCGGAATCGGTTCCCGGGGTCACCATCGACCGGCAATGCGGCAGCAGCCAGCAGGCCATCAGCTTTGCCGCCCAGGGCGTGCTGGCCGGCGCTTACGATCTGGTGATCGCCGGTGGCGTTGAATCGATGAGCCGCGTCCCGATGGGCACCTCGGTGCTGCCCGGAAGCAACCCGTTCGGCGCGGACATGAACAACCGCTACCCCGACGGGCTGGTGCCCCAGGGCATCAGCGCCGAGCTGATTGCGGCACGGTGGGGCTTGTCGCGCACCCAACTCGACGAGTTCTCCGCGGCCAGCCATGACAAGGCCGCCCGCGCCACCAAGGACGGACTCTTCGACAACGAGCTGATCCCGATCGCCGGGCTCACCCACGACGAGATCATCCGCCCCGGCACCACCGTCGATACGCTCGCCGCACTGCGGCCGGCGTTCCACAACGCTGCGATCAAAGAGCGCTTCCCGCAGATCAACTGGTCGATCACCCCGGGTAACTCGTCACCGTTGTCCGACGGCAGCGCCGCGGTCATGATCACCAGCAGCGACGTCGCCCGGAAGCTGGGCCTGCGCCCGTTGGCGCGCATTCACACCACCACGGTGGTGGGTTCGGATCCGCTCTACATGCTGACCGGGGTCATCGCGGCCACCGAAAGGGCGCTACGCCGCGCCGGGTTGGCCCTGCGCGACATCGACCTGTTCGAGGTCAACGAGGCCTTCGCCCCGGTCGTGCTGGCCTGGGCGAAGGACACCGGGGCGGATCTGGCCAAGACCAATGTCAACGGCGGCGCAATCGCCATCGGCCACCCGTTGGGCGCCAGCGGTGCGCGCATCATGACCACGCTGGTCAACACTTTGGAGCAGCACGGTGGCCGCTACGGCCTGCAGACCATGTGCGAGGGCGGCGGCATGGCCAACGCGACCATCATCGAGCGACTGGGGTAG
- a CDS encoding DUF6912 family protein — protein MIQVYVPATLAMLQQLVADGSLWPVNGTVFAVTPTLREAYAQGDDDELAEVALQEAALASLRLLANDEDEKLPPRRAVLTAEVDDAIYRPDLDDAVVRLSAPIAMDQVVAAYVDNVAAEPAVSAAIAVIDAADLGDEDADLVVGDAQDHDLAWYANQELPFLLDLL, from the coding sequence ATGATCCAGGTTTATGTGCCCGCGACGCTGGCCATGTTGCAGCAACTGGTGGCTGATGGCTCGTTGTGGCCGGTCAATGGCACGGTGTTCGCGGTGACTCCGACGTTGCGTGAGGCCTACGCGCAAGGCGACGACGATGAGCTGGCCGAAGTGGCACTTCAAGAGGCCGCGCTGGCGTCGCTGCGGCTGCTGGCAAACGATGAGGACGAGAAGCTGCCGCCGCGGCGGGCGGTGCTTACCGCGGAGGTGGACGACGCCATCTACCGACCGGATCTCGACGATGCCGTCGTCCGGCTGAGTGCTCCGATTGCCATGGATCAGGTGGTCGCCGCCTACGTCGACAACGTTGCCGCCGAACCGGCCGTCAGCGCGGCCATCGCCGTCATAGATGCCGCCGACCTCGGTGACGAGGACGCCGACTTAGTCGTCGGCGACGCGCAGGATCACGACCTGGCGTGGTACGCGAACCAGGAATTGCCGTTCCTGCTCGACCTGCTGTAA
- a CDS encoding fatty acid desaturase family protein, with translation MAITDVDVFAHLTDADIENLAIELDAIRQDIEDSRGERDARYIRRTIAAQRALEVSGRLMLAASSRRSAWWAGVLTLGVAKIVENMEIGHNVMHGQWDWMNDPEIHSSSWEWDITGASKHWRYTHNFVHHKFTNILGMDDDVGYGMLRVTRDQRWKRYNIFNLVWNTLLALGFEWGVALQHLEIGKILRGRLDRDTAKTRVREFSRKAARQVFKDYVAFPALTSVSPGATYRSTLTANVTANVIRNVWTNAVIFCGHFPDGAEKFTKTDMVGETKGQWYLRQMLGSANFEAGPALRFMSGNLCHQIEHHLYPDLPSNRLAEVSVRVREICDKYDLPYTTGSFLVQYGKTWRTLAKLSLPNKYLRDNADNAPETRSERMFADLEPGFAGADPRTGRRRGLKSAIAAVRGRRRGKRVPEVRDSGTNDLAA, from the coding sequence ATGGCGATTACCGACGTCGACGTATTCGCGCATCTGACGGACGCCGATATCGAGAATCTGGCGATTGAACTCGATGCCATACGACAAGACATTGAAGACTCTCGCGGTGAGCGCGACGCCCGCTACATTCGCCGCACCATCGCGGCGCAGCGCGCGTTGGAGGTCAGTGGCCGGCTGATGCTGGCCGCCAGCTCGCGCCGTTCGGCGTGGTGGGCGGGGGTATTGACCCTCGGGGTGGCCAAGATCGTCGAGAACATGGAGATTGGCCACAATGTCATGCACGGCCAATGGGACTGGATGAACGATCCGGAGATTCACTCCTCGTCGTGGGAGTGGGACATCACCGGCGCGTCCAAGCATTGGCGCTACACCCACAACTTCGTGCACCACAAGTTCACCAACATCTTGGGCATGGACGACGATGTCGGCTACGGCATGCTTCGCGTCACCCGCGATCAGCGCTGGAAGCGCTACAACATTTTCAACCTGGTGTGGAACACCCTGCTGGCGCTCGGCTTCGAATGGGGAGTCGCGTTGCAGCACTTGGAGATCGGCAAGATCCTCAGGGGGCGGCTGGACCGCGACACCGCCAAGACCCGGGTGCGCGAGTTTTCCCGCAAGGCCGCTCGCCAGGTGTTCAAGGACTACGTGGCGTTCCCGGCGTTGACGTCGGTGTCGCCCGGCGCGACATACCGGTCCACCCTGACCGCCAACGTCACGGCCAACGTGATCCGCAACGTGTGGACCAACGCGGTCATTTTCTGTGGGCACTTCCCGGATGGCGCAGAGAAATTCACCAAGACTGACATGGTGGGCGAGACCAAGGGGCAGTGGTACCTGCGGCAGATGCTGGGTAGCGCCAACTTCGAAGCCGGGCCCGCGCTGCGGTTCATGAGTGGCAACCTGTGTCATCAAATCGAGCACCACCTCTATCCAGATTTGCCGAGCAACCGGCTGGCCGAGGTTTCGGTGCGGGTGCGCGAGATCTGCGACAAGTACGACTTGCCCTACACCACAGGCTCGTTCCTGGTGCAGTACGGCAAGACTTGGCGGACCCTGGCCAAGCTGTCGCTGCCGAACAAGTACCTGCGTGACAACGCCGACAATGCTCCGGAGACCCGCAGTGAGCGGATGTTCGCGGACCTGGAGCCGGGCTTCGCGGGAGCCGATCCGCGGACCGGCCGGCGCCGTGGCCTCAAGAGTGCGATTGCCGCCGTGCGGGGCCGTCGGCGCGGCAAGCGTGTCCCGGAGGTAAGGGACAGTGGCACAAACGATCTGGCGGCCTAG
- a CDS encoding Rv3235 family protein has product MSIGPDAAAPRRAAFAVIPVVEYEPASRTVGRRRPSSHAPARPRLARTGGPARGEQPAATATDAMSAPMRQAAAFTDAALRRVLEVIDRRRPAGQLRSLLTPGLVDSVLSASQSMAGRNGTAALRRLGLQPVGCDGRDTAAEVFGTYSRADRIHAIACRVERVAALGTPRWVVVALHIG; this is encoded by the coding sequence TTGAGTATTGGTCCTGATGCCGCCGCGCCCCGTCGGGCGGCCTTCGCCGTCATCCCGGTAGTCGAATACGAACCTGCGAGCCGCACCGTCGGGCGGCGCCGGCCCTCGTCGCACGCACCGGCGCGGCCACGCCTGGCCCGCACCGGCGGTCCCGCCCGCGGCGAACAGCCCGCCGCCACAGCGACCGATGCCATGTCCGCGCCGATGCGCCAGGCGGCCGCGTTCACCGACGCGGCGCTGCGCCGCGTTCTGGAGGTCATCGACCGCCGCCGTCCGGCGGGGCAGCTTCGGTCGCTGCTGACGCCCGGCCTGGTCGATTCGGTGCTGTCGGCCAGTCAATCGATGGCCGGGCGCAACGGCACCGCCGCGCTGCGCCGGCTCGGGCTTCAGCCCGTCGGGTGCGATGGCCGTGACACCGCGGCCGAGGTTTTTGGAACCTACAGCCGCGCAGACCGGATTCACGCGATCGCCTGCCGGGTGGAGCGGGTCGCCGCGTTGGGCACACCGCGCTGGGTGGTCGTCGCCCTGCATATCGGTTGA
- the ppk2 gene encoding polyphosphate kinase 2: MSTATNDGAPAKAKKKKKKSAGAGRHKISKGVYEAELFRLQTEFVRLQEWVRHAGARVVVIFEGRDAAGKGGAIKRITEYLSPRHAYVAALPVPNDRERGQWYYQRYIAHLPAKGEIVFFDRSWYNRAGIEKVMGFCTPQEHALFLRQTPIFEQMLIDDGILLRKYWFSVSDEEQLHRFKARQTDPVRQWKLSPMDLESVYRWEDYSRAKDEMMVHTDTPVSPWYVVESDIKKHARLNMMAHLLSTIDYRPVEMPKVNLPDQPIVTGNYKRPPRELSKYVEDYASTLIGR, translated from the coding sequence GTGAGCACCGCGACGAATGACGGCGCGCCGGCGAAGGCGAAGAAAAAGAAGAAGAAGTCAGCCGGGGCCGGCAGACACAAGATTTCCAAAGGCGTCTACGAAGCCGAATTATTCCGGCTACAAACCGAATTCGTGAGGCTGCAGGAGTGGGTCCGGCACGCGGGCGCGCGTGTGGTGGTCATCTTCGAAGGTCGAGATGCCGCCGGCAAGGGTGGCGCGATCAAACGGATCACCGAGTACCTCAGCCCACGACACGCCTACGTTGCCGCGTTGCCGGTGCCCAACGATCGGGAACGCGGGCAGTGGTACTACCAGCGCTATATCGCCCATCTGCCCGCGAAAGGGGAAATCGTTTTCTTCGATCGGTCCTGGTACAACCGCGCCGGTATCGAGAAGGTGATGGGATTCTGTACGCCCCAAGAACATGCGCTGTTCCTGCGGCAGACGCCGATCTTCGAACAGATGCTCATCGATGATGGGATCTTGCTGCGCAAGTACTGGTTCTCGGTCTCCGATGAGGAACAGTTGCACCGGTTCAAGGCGCGCCAGACCGACCCGGTCCGGCAGTGGAAACTCAGCCCCATGGACCTGGAATCGGTCTATCGGTGGGAGGACTATTCGCGTGCCAAGGACGAGATGATGGTCCACACCGATACCCCGGTGAGCCCGTGGTACGTCGTCGAATCCGATATCAAGAAGCATGCGCGGCTGAACATGATGGCGCATCTGTTGTCGACGATCGACTACCGCCCGGTGGAGATGCCCAAGGTCAATCTGCCCGACCAGCCGATCGTCACCGGTAACTACAAGCGCCCACCACGCGAATTGTCCAAGTATGTCGAGGACTACGCGTCGACGTTGATCGGGCGCTGA
- a CDS encoding fatty acid desaturase family protein, giving the protein MAITDVDVFAHLTDGDIENLSTELDDIRRDIEESRGERDARYIYRTIAAQRALEVGGRLVLAASSRRSAWWVGAVTLSVAKIIENMEIGHNVMHGQWDWMNDPEVHSSTWEWDMASTSKHWRYTHNVVHHKYTNILDMDHDVGYGMLRVTRDQGWRRRDAFNLAINTLLAIGFEWGIALRHLEARDLFKDGPEREAAKFRLREFSGKAGRQAVKDYVAFPALTSVSPAATYRSTLTANAFANVIRNVWSNAVIFCGHFPDGAEKFTKTDLVDETQGQWYLRQMLGSANFNAGPAMRFMSGSLSHQIEHHLYPDLPSNRLAEVSVRVREICDKYDLPYTTGSFPLQYAKTWRTLAKLSLPNKYLRDNADDAPETRSERMFAGLEPGFAGTDPMTGRRRGLKAAITAVRGWRRAKPGKAKKAGGTDGLAA; this is encoded by the coding sequence GTGGCGATAACCGACGTCGACGTGTTCGCGCATCTGACGGACGGCGATATCGAAAACCTGAGCACTGAACTCGATGACATCCGCCGCGACATTGAAGAATCGCGCGGTGAACGCGATGCCCGCTACATCTACCGAACCATCGCCGCACAGCGGGCGCTGGAGGTCGGTGGCCGGTTGGTGCTGGCGGCCAGCTCGCGTCGCTCGGCGTGGTGGGTAGGTGCGGTGACGCTCAGCGTGGCCAAGATCATCGAGAACATGGAGATCGGTCACAACGTCATGCATGGCCAATGGGATTGGATGAATGATCCCGAGGTGCACTCCTCGACGTGGGAGTGGGACATGGCCTCGACGTCGAAGCACTGGCGGTATACCCACAACGTGGTGCACCACAAGTACACCAACATTCTCGACATGGATCACGATGTCGGCTACGGCATGCTGCGGGTGACCCGGGACCAAGGGTGGCGGCGGCGAGACGCCTTCAACCTGGCCATCAATACCCTGCTTGCGATCGGGTTCGAATGGGGAATCGCGTTGCGGCACTTGGAGGCTCGCGACCTCTTCAAAGATGGACCAGAGCGCGAAGCTGCCAAATTCAGGCTACGGGAGTTCTCAGGTAAGGCCGGTCGTCAGGCGGTCAAAGACTATGTGGCCTTCCCGGCGTTGACGTCGGTGTCGCCTGCCGCAACGTACCGGTCTACCTTGACCGCCAACGCGTTTGCCAATGTGATCCGCAACGTCTGGTCCAACGCCGTTATTTTCTGTGGGCATTTCCCGGATGGCGCAGAGAAATTCACCAAGACTGATTTGGTAGACGAGACCCAGGGCCAGTGGTACCTGCGGCAGATGTTGGGAAGCGCCAATTTCAATGCTGGACCGGCGATGCGCTTCATGAGCGGCAGCCTCAGTCATCAAATCGAGCACCACCTCTATCCGGACTTGCCGAGCAATCGGCTGGCCGAGGTTTCGGTGCGGGTGCGCGAGATCTGCGATAAGTACGACTTGCCTTACACCACAGGCTCATTCCCGCTGCAGTACGCCAAGACATGGCGCACGCTCGCCAAGCTCTCGCTGCCGAACAAGTACCTGCGCGACAACGCCGACGACGCTCCGGAGACCCGCAGCGAGCGCATGTTCGCCGGTCTGGAGCCGGGCTTCGCGGGAACCGATCCGATGACCGGCCGTCGTCGCGGCCTCAAGGCTGCGATAACCGCCGTACGTGGCTGGCGGCGCGCCAAGCCCGGCAAGGCCAAGAAGGCCGGCGGCACCGACGGTCTGGCGGCCTAG
- a CDS encoding WS/DGAT/MGAT family O-acyltransferase, with product MVTRLSNTDASFYRLENTATPMYVGSLMILRRPRAGLSYEALLATVEQRLAQIPRYRQKVREVRIGMARPVWIDDPDFDITYHVRRSALPSPGSDEQLHELIARLAARPLDKSRPLWEMYLIEGLEKGRVALYTKTHQALINGVTALSLGHVIADRTQRPPPFPEDIWIPERDPGNTRLVMGAIGDWVVGPGAQLQAVGSAIAGLATNQSQLVNAGRRILDVARNVARGTAPSSPLNAPVSRNRRLTVASGRLEDYRTVRARYDCDVHDVVLAVIAGALGNWLMSRGETVSQTATVRAMAPLSVYVEDQLDSSGPGQQISQVTPFLIDLPVGERNAVVRLSQVAHATESNPTAASLVDARTIVTLSGFAPPTLHAMGIRVATSFPSFSKRTFNLLITNAPGAQSQMYVAGAKLLEAYAVPPLLHNQALAISVTSYNGMLYFGINADRDAMSDVELLPALLAQSLEELLEASR from the coding sequence ATGGTGACCCGGCTGTCCAACACCGATGCGTCTTTCTATCGGTTGGAGAACACCGCTACCCCGATGTACGTCGGGTCGCTGATGATCCTGCGCCGTCCGCGTGCCGGGTTGAGCTATGAGGCGCTGCTGGCCACGGTCGAGCAGCGGTTGGCTCAGATCCCGCGCTACCGGCAGAAGGTCCGTGAGGTGCGGATCGGCATGGCCCGGCCGGTGTGGATCGACGATCCGGACTTCGACATCACCTATCACGTCAGGCGGTCGGCACTGCCGTCGCCGGGCAGTGACGAGCAACTGCACGAGTTGATTGCGCGGCTGGCCGCGCGGCCCTTGGACAAGTCGCGCCCGCTGTGGGAGATGTATCTCATCGAGGGGCTGGAAAAAGGTCGCGTCGCCCTCTACACCAAGACGCACCAGGCCTTGATCAATGGGGTGACAGCGCTGTCACTCGGACACGTCATCGCTGACCGGACCCAGCGCCCACCGCCGTTCCCGGAAGACATCTGGATTCCTGAGCGCGACCCGGGCAACACCAGGTTGGTGATGGGGGCCATCGGCGATTGGGTGGTGGGACCCGGCGCGCAGTTGCAGGCGGTCGGATCGGCGATCGCCGGGTTGGCGACCAATCAGAGTCAGCTCGTCAACGCCGGCCGCCGGATCCTCGATGTCGCGCGTAACGTCGCGCGCGGCACCGCCCCCAGCAGTCCGCTAAATGCGCCCGTTTCGCGGAATCGAAGGTTGACGGTTGCCAGCGGACGCCTGGAGGACTACCGGACGGTGCGGGCCCGCTACGACTGCGACGTCCACGACGTGGTGCTGGCCGTGATAGCCGGCGCCCTGGGCAACTGGCTGATGTCGCGCGGTGAGACGGTTTCCCAGACGGCAACGGTGCGTGCGATGGCGCCGCTGTCGGTCTATGTGGAGGACCAACTCGACTCGTCCGGGCCCGGTCAGCAGATCAGCCAGGTGACGCCGTTCCTGATCGACCTGCCGGTGGGGGAGCGCAATGCCGTGGTGCGGCTGTCGCAAGTCGCTCACGCCACCGAATCGAACCCGACGGCGGCCAGCCTGGTCGATGCCCGCACCATCGTCACGCTGTCCGGCTTTGCGCCGCCCACCCTGCACGCGATGGGTATCCGGGTCGCCACCAGTTTTCCCAGCTTTTCCAAGCGGACGTTCAACTTGTTGATCACCAATGCCCCCGGAGCCCAGTCGCAGATGTATGTGGCCGGCGCCAAGTTGTTGGAGGCCTACGCGGTGCCGCCGCTACTGCACAATCAGGCCCTGGCCATCAGCGTGACCTCCTACAACGGCATGCTCTACTTCGGCATCAACGCCGACCGCGACGCGATGAGCGACGTCGAGCTGCTGCCGGCGCTGCTGGCTCAATCACTCGAGGAGCTGCTGGAAGCTTCTCGGTAG
- a CDS encoding winged helix-turn-helix transcriptional regulator — MTMLEGPLADRDGWSAVGECPIEKTMAVVGTKSAMLIMREAYYGTTRFDDFARRVGITKAATSARLAELVSLKLLARRPYREPGQRSRDEYVLTEAGLDFMPVVFSLFQWGKRHLPGGDRLQLTHLGCGAPAQVEIRCAKGHLVPADELGMRLVRSP, encoded by the coding sequence GTGACAATGCTTGAGGGCCCACTGGCCGACCGTGATGGCTGGTCGGCGGTGGGCGAGTGTCCGATTGAGAAGACCATGGCCGTCGTCGGTACCAAATCCGCGATGCTGATCATGCGGGAGGCCTACTACGGCACTACCCGTTTTGATGACTTCGCCCGCCGGGTGGGTATCACCAAGGCCGCGACCTCGGCGCGGCTGGCCGAATTGGTCAGCCTCAAACTGCTGGCGCGGCGGCCGTATCGCGAGCCGGGGCAGCGCAGCCGCGATGAGTATGTGCTCACCGAGGCCGGGCTTGATTTCATGCCGGTGGTCTTTTCCCTGTTTCAGTGGGGCAAGCGCCACCTGCCCGGCGGCGATCGCCTGCAACTGACCCACCTGGGCTGTGGGGCGCCGGCGCAGGTTGAAATTCGATGTGCCAAAGGGCACTTGGTGCCCGCCGACGAACTCGGTATGCGGTTGGTCAGGTCTCCCTGA